One genomic segment of [Pasteurella] aerogenes includes these proteins:
- the intA_3 gene encoding prophage integrase, with protein MQYKLTDTKIRQAKSKDKDYPLADGGGLRLIVRANGSKVFVFNYNRPYTKKKNNITLGAYPEISLKQARERHAQARALLAQDIDPVQQREQDKREQVNKLDRTFGKMAVNWFEQRKQQADFSERTAKDTWALFERHILPNFAQYPITEITPLIAINALKPLEKDGKLETVRKVIGKLNDVMKFALHRGFISTNNLSDIHKEFDKPVTQGMKTITPEEIEEFLTALYQEKNNQRFQLNAFYAVMLVMFTGGRPSEIAKAKWSDINFDERVWVYSVQKGNRNLPQGRVHKVTLSSQVIKLFEKVREYNRLVQPNLNSDYVFASPLSKKKGHISIETMRNAIIKSLGENRLTTHGIRHLFSTTLNEQEYNADWIERALSHKDKNTIRGFYNKAEYLEHRFKMLQAWADYIEDKAPEKLFS; from the coding sequence ATGCAATACAAGCTAACGGACACGAAAATTAGACAAGCCAAGAGCAAGGATAAAGATTATCCCCTAGCGGACGGTGGTGGATTGCGTTTAATCGTGCGCGCTAATGGCTCAAAGGTTTTTGTTTTTAACTACAACCGACCTTACACAAAAAAGAAAAACAACATCACTTTGGGGGCTTATCCTGAAATATCCCTAAAACAAGCAAGAGAGCGACACGCACAAGCGCGCGCCCTACTGGCTCAAGATATTGATCCTGTTCAACAACGCGAACAGGACAAGCGAGAACAAGTGAATAAACTTGATCGCACATTTGGGAAAATGGCGGTGAATTGGTTCGAGCAACGAAAACAACAAGCCGACTTTTCAGAACGCACTGCAAAAGATACATGGGCTTTATTTGAACGCCATATTTTGCCTAATTTTGCTCAATACCCAATAACAGAAATCACCCCACTGATTGCCATTAATGCACTAAAACCGCTTGAAAAAGACGGAAAATTAGAAACAGTGCGTAAAGTTATAGGGAAGTTAAACGACGTGATGAAATTTGCGTTACACCGTGGCTTTATTTCCACCAACAATTTAAGCGATATTCATAAAGAATTTGATAAACCAGTCACACAGGGAATGAAAACGATCACCCCTGAAGAAATAGAAGAATTTCTGACCGCGCTTTATCAAGAGAAAAATAATCAGCGTTTTCAGTTAAATGCTTTCTATGCGGTGATGTTAGTCATGTTTACTGGTGGACGACCGTCTGAAATAGCCAAAGCAAAATGGAGTGATATTAATTTTGATGAGCGGGTATGGGTTTATTCTGTTCAGAAAGGCAACAGGAATTTACCACAAGGACGAGTGCATAAAGTGACACTATCAAGCCAAGTGATCAAACTCTTTGAAAAAGTGCGTGAATATAATCGGCTTGTACAACCAAATTTGAATAGTGATTATGTTTTTGCTAGTCCTCTTTCAAAGAAAAAAGGGCATATATCCATTGAAACAATGCGTAATGCGATTATTAAGAGTTTAGGCGAAAACCGTTTAACAACCCATGGCATAAGACACTTATTCAGTACGACACTAAACGAGCAAGAATATAACGCAGATTGGATAGAACGAGCGTTATCACATAAAGACAAAAATACGATCAGAGGCTTTTATAACAAAGCCGAATATTTAGAACACCGCTTTAAAATGCTTCAAGCATGGGCGGATTATATTGAAGATAAAGCACCCGAGAAGTTATTTTCTTAG
- a CDS encoding Predicted transcriptional regulator, producing the protein MTIEKRYSLKDLKQITGTSHAYIYKQIQKGNLAKPEKWGRASRWKESDVNAWLETLDRGLQDNSHLVDSRLTDTQVNINA; encoded by the coding sequence ATGACTATTGAGAAAAGATACTCACTCAAAGACCTTAAACAAATTACAGGCACTTCACACGCTTATATCTACAAGCAAATCCAAAAAGGCAATTTGGCCAAACCCGAGAAATGGGGACGCGCGTCACGTTGGAAAGAAAGCGACGTTAACGCTTGGCTTGAAACATTAGACCGTGGTTTACAAGATAACTCTCATTTAGTGGACTCACGTTTAACTGATACTCAAGTAAATATTAATGCTTAA
- a CDS encoding putative phage regulatory protein Rha family produces the protein MTTNHSICADLFEHIVKNIKGNAMTTSRDVAHVFGKEHKNVLQAIENLDCSDDFSELNFQLAKYIDEQGKRRPMYRMTRDGFSFLVMGFRGKKAAEFKERFIQKFNEMEKWINSRQQLSHDQHRMNDAIQYRETITGKQNKHAYAQENNLIYLVALGANRKQWLQAQGLPTDDEIRQHLTAKQIELVDMLTSENATMIKLGMNYESRKAQLTFSATYFKVRNGLINKQGTSTATK, from the coding sequence ATGACAACTAATCATTCTATTTGTGCAGATTTGTTTGAGCATATCGTTAAAAACATCAAAGGTAATGCCATGACCACCAGCAGAGATGTGGCGCATGTATTTGGCAAAGAACATAAAAACGTTTTACAAGCTATCGAAAATTTAGATTGTTCAGATGATTTTAGCGAGCTGAATTTTCAGCTGGCCAAATATATCGACGAACAAGGGAAAAGACGCCCAATGTATCGAATGACACGTGACGGATTTTCATTCTTGGTTATGGGTTTTCGCGGCAAAAAGGCAGCCGAGTTTAAAGAGCGATTTATTCAAAAATTTAACGAGATGGAGAAATGGATTAATTCACGCCAACAATTAAGCCATGATCAACACCGTATGAATGACGCTATTCAATACCGTGAAACCATTACAGGCAAGCAAAATAAACACGCTTACGCACAGGAAAACAATTTGATTTATCTCGTGGCATTAGGTGCGAACCGTAAGCAATGGTTACAGGCGCAAGGATTGCCTACAGATGACGAGATACGCCAACACTTAACCGCAAAACAAATTGAGTTGGTGGATATGCTAACAAGTGAAAATGCAACGATGATCAAGTTAGGAATGAATTATGAGAGCCGAAAAGCGCAGTTAACTTTTAGTGCGACTTATTTCAAGGTACGTAATGGATTAATCAACAAACAAGGAACAAGCACAGCAACGAAATAG